The Periophthalmus magnuspinnatus isolate fPerMag1 chromosome 15, fPerMag1.2.pri, whole genome shotgun sequence genomic sequence TCAGTGGATAAGGGACAGACAAACATAGAAACATGATCCTCAGACCAAACCCACACCGTCTCCACAATAAAGTGTACTTTCAAATGCTGAAGGTCTGAGGGATAAAGGCTGTTCTCATAAATAAACATCAGCTCTGACACATGTACACAGGGAAGTATTGCAACAGGAACATAAACACTGTATGTTTGCCCTACAGTTGTACAGGTGAATACTGTTAAATGAAACATCATTTTACGCAGCAGTGTTCTTGGTTTGGTTTCTGTGTCTCTGGTTTCATGAAAATATAGACATCTTTTTGTCATGTGTGAAAAAGCAATACAAAGGTCACTTAAAAATAAGAGACAAAATGTCAGTTTGTGTTACTGCAGAAAACAGCCTTGAAACACAGAGTTAGTGTTAAAGCAGTCACTGCCGCATGCTCCTCCCACGCTGAGACTAGTCCAGAGGTCCCTGGAAGATGAGTCTGACGTAGCCCTGCTCCCCACTCAGCTGCTGCGCACAGAACGGGCAGGCTGCGTGGAAAGTGTGCGTGCCGTGGGGCAGAGGAATCTGACTCCAGAAGGAGGCTGTCTTCTCAGAACAAACATGGCCGCAGGGGTTAAAGGCATGAGTGGGCGGAGCAGCGTCCACATAGAAGCCCGCCTCGCAGCCCAACCACAGCGGAACATAAGGACCCTTGGCCCGGCACATGGGGCACTCTCGAAGGCGACCCTCCCGCCCCTCCCGCTCCTCAAGGTGGCCGCCCCAGTTGTGGTAGCCGTGCACATGGCCGCACTGCAGATAAACCCAGGGCTGCTTCTCATCAGGAGTGTCCTTGCGCCGCATGGAGGGAAAGGCCAGAGTGTTAAAGCCCACAGGACACTGTGGACGTGCTGCATTGATCTCTTGTCGTAGCGCCTCCAAGTGTTTGAGTGTGGGAGTGCGCGCCAGTCCTTCAGCTGTTCTCCACAACAGCGTTGCACCACACAAGTCAATAAGGGAACCATCCACCAGCTCCTGGCTCTCAGTCTCCACCTAaaggacacaaacacagcattCTAGGTTGCATCTTACATTAAACCACACTAGGTGGCAGTGTAACACAGAATTCAATATATGACATGACCCAAACCTTATACACAACTAGTAAGTGGCCCTGTGGCAATCACAACCATATCATCCAATAAAATCATTACAGAAATACAGACATTCATCTCCAGGCAGAAAGTGTATGTactgtgaaaaaacagaactaactcAAAATAATCTCATGAGTGAAGGtcttgctgggtttcagatgacaccaTAACATTCTGAAGACCataatttaatacagatggggggcagctaaaatgaatattgttaaaaaacagaTTTCTTTAGTCATACAAGAGGCATTTGGTCCAGTCAGtattagaaatgatcaggttaaacatttgtgcatttaccttttggatatttcatggtaaagtacaatgcAATCAATATGGGTAACTGTTTCTTGCCCCCCATTTGGGAGTATGATAAAACCACCAATTAAGCCTTGCATTATCTGCGACTGCCACTGTGTGCAGTCAATAAAACTGAATAGTCCCATGAAGCTCAATTGGCCATGTATAATTATAAAAGGCTTTCCTCCTCGGTTGAGTATCTAAATTGTCAATCAACTGTAAAATATGAATAGGTTTTGATAGTGTCACATAATCCACACATGGCTCCTCTTGATAATACAATGTGCAGTGACTGAGAGCaggactgaggagagagaggagcaggtgggaGGAGTGATAACAACATGGATTTATTCGGTGGGAAAGAAACTCTCAGTCCTCTAACACAGAACCAGCTGTCCAGTGTGCTTAAGGTGtgagtgccctctgctggctatGATGGAGCAGTGCTTCAACCTGACTGACAAAGGATCTACGTGGTCACTATAGACACGCCACTGGCACCGCTGTATGAACCCTTGTGGGGTTTTATCTCAAGAATTAATGTTGTTATGTTTTGGTGCATAAGATACCTGGAGACTGGATATAAGTCAGGAATAAGtgtgtaataataaaagtttaataaaaGCAAATAGAAACAAGAATAATAGAGAAAAATGAAATACTAGTCTCACCATCTTCCCTCTCTGCTGTGCTGAGCGTGTCTCTCTCAGTGTGAAGACATTGCCACAGACAGAGATCTCTCTCCAGACGCCAGGCTTCGAGTCCTGGCTGAAGCCGTTGCGAGGATGCATCACTAACACACCGTTTGTGGTCAGTCCATCCATTTGACCGTCTGGTGTCTTCCATTTAGCAGCTTTCTCCTAAAAACAAGAACCAAGGTATAAGAGTTTAAAGTGGGAGACATGTTGAAATATTTCTAAACTAATCATCAATTAATAACTAACCCCAAGGAAGATGTTCTTGGAGGAGTCGAAGCCCGCGGCGTAGATGCGCGCAGTGTAAGGCGGCGTGCGCTGGCACATGATGCGACAGGCGAATCTGGAGATGGTGCTTTGGACTGACTGAGTGTCTGCGTTACTCTGGCTGCCTGCGATAGTGTCTGTCACCACAAAGTCTATGGGGCTCTCTGTGGATCGTCCAATCTGAAACAACAAGGCATGAAGCAATGagcacaaacagaacacacgATCCATGCACTACTGGAGAAGGTGTTTGTCACCTGGAACATGTCTGTATTGCTGTCATGTGTGTACTCCACCACCACCGTCTGGGCTCGGGACAGGGTGTAGGAAATGCTGTGCTGGTCTTTGTTGCTTATGGCCTGAGAAATAAGAAAAGATTAATACTGTTAGGGATTTCATAGTCAAAAACTCAGAAAAATGGACAAAGCACACTGTATCTTTTTGACATCTGTTCAATGACTtacaaaaaacaacagacaaagGAAGGGTGGAGTTagttcctgtagtttttcacttttaacatcttttaggtcagttaggaccACCCACAGGACAGCGAGGGAGGGACAATCACTCTTCCAGACTATTTCAATTTAAGTAGCTAAAGCTTGACTTATGGGTACAAGCAAATATTTCCAGAGAATCCATTAAACACAGATGttgtgaaaaacaaaagctaTTTTCTGTTTCCTGTTCTTTTTCCTATACTTAACAGAGACAGTGTGATCTATTGTATCACAAACTAGGCCCAGTGGGTGCAATGTAATAATTTTACACAAAGCTTCTTCGAAACACAGATTTTTTGTGGAGTCTACTGCAGTGTGCGGTTAGCCGTGTGGGTCACCTTGGCTGCTTGTGGAGAGCAGGCGACGTGGACTGTGCTGGGCTTGACTCCGTTTGCTTTGGGTCTTTTACATAGTGCAAAACGACTCTTGCGTCTGCCGCGGTCCCCGTTCGGCAGTGAGCCATTGTACCTGcaaagagagacaaaaacaacagactGTTTTGAGCAACTATACATGAAAGAAGGCCATTGTGGAACAGGCCCAGAGCATTATGTGTGAGACCCACACAATGTTCCCACAATGCTTTTTTCAAATGCGTTTTACAAAAGCACGTCGCCATAAACAACAGAGGGGCCCAAACATAAGCccagagaaaataaacatgCACAGAGCAGCATTTAGACTGATGGAGGCGTGGGGATAAACAGGCCTTTCCTCACACAGAAGGAGGCTCTGTGACGTGGACCACAGTCAAACTGTAAGACTTTGTCTCAGAGAGTGTCACTGAATATCTCAGTGCCAACACAGGGAAGCTAAGATTAATGATCTCTATGAACTATAATGAACAATAAGCCTTTTAGAATTAAAGCTGTAATCGAGCCAAGCCACTTTATTGATGCAGCATGATTAAAATCTACAGAGTTttaccaaagtgcttcacaaacagaaaagcaaaacaaaataaaatacagaacaaagaCGTAAAAACAACAATCAGATATTAGTAAAATAGTAGCACTAGTTAACAGCTGCGTTATAGAGCGGAGtcttttgtgcagctaaaacctggaactgtCTTCCTgatgatgtgagacaggcctctactttgacaatgtttaaatccaggctccaaacggctctgttcagctgtgcatatgactgaaaggttttttattctgcactcttctcttttaatgttaatattatgatgattatttatgattatttatgttttgatttgttgtattgtgattttaatgtctttcttattctgtaaagcactttgaattattttgtgtatgaattgtgctatacaaataaacttaccttgccttaatagtcttttaaaatgatcaatagGCATTCTTTACATGGATCGGGAGCTTTTTCAAAGTTTCAGGGCTATGACATGACAATATCTAATCATTGCGTTAACCCAGGCTAAAACTTGAACTAGACTTGTtttaaataccttttaaaatgcaaaactagcTGTACCATGATACGCTACTTCAAATTGCACCATTTATTGACAAAGTCCAGTGCAAAAGGCAATGCATACTGCAAGTCCACCCAGCCGGCAGCTAAATGTTTGCATTTGCCTGGTGAGAGAGCATATCTGTGGGGCTCAGACGAGTGCTCGGAGGGTTTACGAGTAACCATGGTGAGCAAGCAGGGCCGCGTCAACGTTTGGGACCAGTAACCATGGCAAGAGCGTCACCATAGTGAAGTTTAGGCCTTATTCGGAGAGAGGGCAGAGTGAGACGTTGGAAACAAGTCAAAGTATTGCTGGCAGCACAAAGTCAGGGTCCCATGAGCGCGTGCAAGTGTATACATGTATCCAAGTATAcctagtgtgtgttgtgtaaatgGCTGCTGACCCGAGTGGGGAAAAACCTGGTCAAGGCAGGCTGAGACACAACTTTAATAGCACTCAGTTAGGCAACAAGCAGTGTGCTCCATGCAAACAGTAGTAAAATAATGTTTGGGTATACGTCAGTGGCCAACTAATGGTAAGACTATAAAACGTATAAAGACAGGTTGTGTGGGTAATTGCTACAAGATGACTCCCTGTACTATGCCAGCatcaggggggagagaaagcTTGGGTTCAAAAGGTACTGTTATATCTGAACCAAACATCGCATTAGTGACATTTGGCCAGAGACAGTGTAGTGTTAAACATGATGGGACTAATGTGAAGCTAACAAAAATGAACTGTTGACAGAAATATCCTGGCTGTAACTGATAATCACTGAGTGCTTCACACAAGACAAGTCAAAGCCCTTTCCTTCCTGAAGCACAAGAGGTCAAATGTGCAACTACCTACAGTAAGCACAAGGCAAGTTATATTCAACATGGACTCTTTAACACTCTTAATTTTTCCTCTGACTTACCACATCTTGGAATCACAGGAATAACTACTATCCTGAAGTCTATCTAAAACCTGAGACAACAGAAGCTGGGATTCTCCCCTGTAAAAGTATGGAGCTGTTCATGGCATTTTTCCACTGAGCAAAATTTCCACACTTATGTCCCACAGTGCAGCTGTGGAACAGCACATCAAAACAAACTGTGAGTCAGCTGTAGAAGAACCAGAGAAACTGAGAAGTGTCAgtctgatgtgtgtgtggtttaagGTTCACACATGGGTTAAAATAGTTTCAGGTTAGGATTTAGGTTAATGCTCGGCAGATAGTGACTATAATTTAGGTTTATAATCAGTCTCCAGGAACGGAAAGTCAGTCAATTTAACTGCcctaaaaaacatgtaaacccatgtgtatgagtatgtgtgtgtgtgtgtgtgtgtgtgtgtatgtatgtggggatgcgtgtgtatgtgtgtctgtgtgtaaggAGTCTTTCCGACTTGTGCATTCCTCGCTGGAGTGGGCTCGGGAAGGGAGTGGAGTGAAATAGGCCTTTTGGGACTGTACAGGAGACAGACAGTTAAAGGAAGTACTTGAGCATCATGTGAGAACTGGGTGTGTGGATGACTTCTATGACTTCCACACACTAAAGACACGAGGGAGGAAGGGGTTTTATAACCAATCTACtcccaaaataaaaagtacaactgAATTAGGGAAGTCACCTTCCCAAGGATAAATATATTGCCAAGGATACACAGTGACAGCACACATTAAAATGGGTTTGCCTTCTATTTCACTGTGGTGAAAGTGGAAAATCATTTCTGGAGTTCACCTACaaaaaactaaaccttggtttGACTTAGAATCGAATTAAGTTACTCAGTTACTTGTTGTGGTGTGTTACTTGTATGCATTTGTCCAAATGGTGCCCAGCAGTAATGAACATCCAGAGCTAATCATCAATGAGCCTCTTACCCCAGCACAAGGAGCTCCCCGTACTTGACTGGCACTTTGGTGGAGGCGGTGGTGGAGATGGTGTCCTCTGGGGAGTACATCGGGCCGGGCCTCTGGAGGGACGGAGCAGGAAGAGCAGGAGCTGCGTCAGGGAggggacacagggagggcacgGGGGAAGGGGcacagggggagaggagagggggagggtcAGCTCAGCCTCAGCTCATGTCTCATACTGGTCCTGCCCTGCAAAGTGACAAAGACAGGATTACCACCAGATTAGTCACTCCACACAGTCACACTAATTATAGGCTTCAGATACAGTTTTGGCCAATTGAAATGCAACCAGagtacaacaaatacacaaaatatctTTAGGTAAGTAGTTAAGTAAGGTCTGATTTTTGTGGTATAGATTGTGCTTGATATTATCATTTTTCTATTAGTGCCATACATTAACCATCactaccattttatttttacttttcagtccagttcaaaaatgtagtggagtcgAAAGTACAGatgaaacaaaagtaaaaagctCACACTGTAAAATTTCCTTAAGTGCGGTACTGACGATTTGagtggttgtttttttcttgactaaagttttctcATTCAAGCTTCGGCTGTCGATCAAAATATACAtcttttacactttaacaaattaaaaacacttgtgtgaaatactttgactttttactcttaaaaggacatgtttaaacagctacttaaacattttttcatatgatacttttacttgagtaactttttacctctgtgtctgtacaacattgagtacttcatccagcacTGACGGTAATTTCACATTCATCTTAATTTTACACTCCAAGGAAGCGAATGGGggattaaaatcaaaataaagccTCTGTTCGACCATTTAATGAATAATTGAGTGTTTCCTGAGTGATGCTGAGGTTCAGGTTGCTACGTCTTCTTCTCCATCATAGTTTACCCTGTATTTTAACTGACATGACACCATCACACTCTCTCCACACTCGCAGGTATAAAACATCTTGTGCTCTCAGTTTTACAGCATTAATTAACACATAGGTTTATATTTAGCATCGCAGTGGAGTAGTGTGAGCCGTAAACTCCGCACTCATGTGATGTGCGGCAGGAGTGCTGGTAAATGTGTAACAGAGGAGATGgctgatgtatttatttatgttagaaCAGTGTATACCTCACAGGTTAAAGGACAGTACCGTAAGGCAGTACTCCTGTcatgtgaatgtgttttattggttAATTATATTTTGGCCATAAATAAAATGCCCTTTGAAGTTAATAACAGAGCAATAAGGAAACATTTAAGCATTTACTGAAGTAGCTTTAAAAACAAGCAACTAAAAACCTGTTTTTAATGGAATTAGCTGTGgcatttttgaatatttgataaaaagttacacaataaacCAAGAGTTCATTTGGAAAGTTTAAAGCCATCTCTGTTTGGATTTTTCTTCCCATTTTGTTCCTATCTTATACAGATAAATAAGTGGATTTGATGAGGgatgtaataatattttttctgcACTAAAATagatttggcttttgaaaacggtgaagcactgctttttCAAATAAACTCTTCAAATTATGATGCTATTTTTACTCCTAGATTATATCAGTGCCAATAGTAGAGTCATTGTGACCCGACCTGCGTCACCCTGCTCTTCACACAGTTCACAGAAGCAGTGTATAATTAATAGTTGTTTGCTTTGGGACAAGCTGCTTGTACTCAGTAAAAACTAATTGCGATCAGCCTTCTGGCACAAATTTCCACATGTTCTTGTCTTGTTGGAGTTTATGTGCTTATCATAAAGTCAATGCAGCCTGTTTGTCTGGAAAATCACTTGAACTTAGGCCTGtaacgataattactatatcaacttatcaatatataaaagactgaacagtactttttgtggctcagtatttatcgtgtgtacagtttctttgctTTTGGTgggatattttgtcattttttttccgCAAAGCAATTTGATTTGagattgatttgattttagatttgagctgtagggggttgaattaataacttatatgactcattatagacacaaactgtTCACTTTTTGCAcctcatgttttgtttaaatacattgtacatttacaatattttttttgggggggtaaTGAATacgttttaatattattatttatcatttatagtTCCTTCAGCAACAtttatcgcacttcaaaatgcattatcgtgacaggcctacttgaACTTCTGATAGCCTCATAAATGTCCTCACAAGTACAGCACTccagcaggtgtgtgtgtgttgtatgtgtgtgtgtgtgtgtgtgtgcgcggtgtaggggtgtgcgtgtgtgtgtgactgatcCTGACTAAGCTCTCGGCCTCCGACACACAGTTCATGGTGGACTGGTGCCAACTGTTGCTAAGCTCCTAAAATACACAAGAGTGAAACACAATAGACGCCACGCTCAAAGGACGACGGCGTTCTGCGAAAAAGTTGACGGCGAGAATGCGAGAATGCACGGGCCGAACGCCGCACCTGCTGTTTTCCCTGACCACAGTAGCACAACAGACAAGCGGCGAATATGCGTGAAATCATATACATGGAAAACGCAGGCTGCACAGGAACAGGACCAGCTGCAGCGTGAACGAGGAGTTTAACTGTCAGCTTTGCCAGATGGAAGAATTATGAAGATTCTGCTATGAAATTAAagcagaacattttaaaacatatttttttcacgTTTCAGAAGCGGTTAAAAatacactgccagtcaaaagtttggacgcaccatctcattcaatgttttttgctttttttctacattttatatacatacaaaatacagcaaaataaatgaagtaagagatatggaattatgcagcaaagaaaaaaaataactttactgaatatattttgttttatattttagattcaaatcctcaaagtagtcaCCATTTGTTTTGGGCAGaccatctcattcagtgttttttttttttttattttgactactttctacattttacatacatatggaaaacatcaaatatatgaattaaGATTTATGgtattatgtagcaaagaaaaaaaaaattctaccaaatatattgtgttttttagttaaattcaaatatatacctttgctttgttgaaaaatatttactagtaatgacattttttttctttactacataattccacatatcttgcttcatatatttgatgccttCCATGTGAATACAAAATgtggaaagtagtaaaaaataaagaaaaaaaacactgaatgagagggtgtgtccaaacctttagTGTAAATACCAAAAACAAAGCTGAAACCTGTGCATAGAAACATTAAAGAAGTTCTGACGGTTTGCACCTCACACTAATTGGTTATATcgacctgtcactcactcagcgAGACACAGGCCGACCAATCGGAGGAGTGCATTAAGATAAGTGACCGTGTTTGTGCGGAGAGCTGCAGAAAACAGAGAAGCACTTAATCAACAATAGGGCACATTGTCACAGGCAGGGATCAGATCACAGCTCTGTTTTCAAAGCCATGTTTATCATTAACCTGTTAGCTTAAATGCTActctaataaaataatataaaattgaCAGTTGACACACATGCAAGGCTAGTAAATATGTTAAAGAcacctcgcctccagtgtctgcgcacactgatgtatgaatgtgtgtgtgaatgtgtgagtcgCTCCTTGATgaaaagcgctttgagtgtttttgagtggaaaagagctataaaaatgtgaccactaaCTAATGTGATCATACAGTTTAGTACACCTAATATATGATAGCTACATGCCCATTTGAAAATATACACTGTGTTTTGGATACCTCACAATCTCTCTTTCAAACACGTGTCTTGTTTGCAGTACCATAATGAGCAACAAAAGGCGACCTAAATATTTTCACATCAGTGGGGTCAAAGTCTGAGTAATACCTATAGAAATGGTTTCACTTCAGGCgttagtgaagaaaaaaaaacacaggtcAGAAGACGCCAAGAAGTCTACCTCGGTCAATATAAGACTCACCTAGTACAAGTATATGCCTATGTGTGTAAAGAACCATGCAGGTGGAGGTGTGCACAGCTGAGAGCGGCTGCTGCAGGCGTGAAGGCTTCAACCTGTGGCTCATGTGTCCTTTACAACACAATCCTCCACACAAACCAGCCTCTGTACTCCACCATGCTGAAGCTGGCCCATGGGACTTCAAACCCAATTTCCCACACAGAAAGACTAGCAAAGGAGCTTTAGGGATTATTTCTACAACATAAAAGAGTAATTGTAGTGGTTTTACTTCAGAATattggactaaaataggactaagtATCGCAATTGTGATGATAGGTATGTTTAAAGTCGGATGCTCATTGTAAACGACTCCAGAatcaagactgaaatatgaacagataaagtaaaacaagaatcacaggcttttcagaacaggtttgtagaggtctaaactacaggtacaacgtCTAAAAATATGCAGACTGATTTACTAATGTCACCAACTCTAACTGTGACTTTGATCTGATTGCGAAAGACTGTGCAGAACAAAAACGGCACTTGAGAGGAGTGTCATTCCCCAATTTGACTCAGAGCTGAATATGTGCGTGTAGGCTAATCACGAAAACTTTCtatatttgcagtatttttaatgaacatgagctgcaatatatCAATGAAGCACTTAATGagacatagaagttatttattcaaccgtcTACTGCTCAAATCCTCAgaaaagtgcaaagaaaaagtactcatgatGAACACTGACCCCCAAATATAATTGTTGCACATGTCATTTTCTACGGCAACACATACAAGGACAAACTACAAGTAATATGCCAGCTatctttattagtctgtaaatatgtttattttaagttaaatatgaGCCCACATTTAACTGCTAAACCGCTCAAGCAAACAGATGAGTGcagaaaaacattgaaaaaactgATTTGAGTGTAGTATTTAATCTGGTGATGACAGCGATACAGTATTTTTACCAAAATATTATGAAACTTCTGCAAAGTCTATTTCACTTAAATGAATTCAACTGACACATAACATTTATAACTGTTTctggcagtaaaaaaaaatgaaaataaaactaacgACTTGCATGACTGATTTAAATTCGGCTCTGACTCAGATTGGGAAAATACAAGgaccataaaaataaaaagtaaagttgGCGATGACACTGATCAAGATGGAGGATGAGGTTTGGCTTTGGTTCTTCTTGTGGTTGCTGTGATCTCAGCCGGAGCCTTTTATCTCAAAGGTCATGAGACACCTCGTGGCAGAGGAACAGGAcatgagtgtgtgttttatagcaCAATTAGGCCTTTCATGTTCGCCGTGTTCGGTGGAAGAAAAACTGTGAGCGGCAATTTCTTAGGTATTTATTATATCTTGATTGAGAGGCATTCAACgaactgtgaccaaaataagaTATAAAAATGTTCCTTATTCTCAAAAACCAGgctgattatgattatgaacaACAGATAAACATAAtctaatttaaaataaagaactACTGTCTAAAcgtacaaaataaatgtaacttctACCATTTGGGAACCATGGTAATCCTAAATCCCCAATCTGAAATGCACTACACAAGAATTAATCTAGATCCTGAACTTGTTAAGCAGTAGCCAGACAAGCTCACTCAGCTGATCTAGCAAAAGGTTTTAGCCAAAACCTTCCCAACAAAACCTTTCTTTGTTAACTACAAGACGTCTCACTCTGGAAAGCTGCTTCGCACAGACGTCAAATGAACATTAATTGTGTTATTGGAAGGCTCTTATGTTTATATCTAGAACACCATTTATTCGAATGGCTTGTGATTTAGGCCAACAAATTAACAAATGCACCTGTCAAAGTGATGCTAATAAGTGATCAATCTTCAGTGGTAACAGGAGCTCCGTGTGGGGGCAGACTCCAGCACATCAATACATCAAGCATTTAGCTCAGTGACAAACAGCAGCTGCTACAGAGAGCCACGCAGACGGTACACACCAAAACTAGATCATTTGTGCTGATTCACACTTCAAATCAAGATGACATTTTGGTTTTATCACGATCCTTCACACGATCAAGGCAATCATCCATATTGCAATGTTGGACTAACACTGAGGTTCTCACAGAAATCTCCAAAATTAGCCTTCAAATTGCATCAGAAACTATATTAAAATAAGgtcatggtcacgtttttatatagctcttttccaccctgaaggcactcaaagcactttaaggAACAACAAGAAACCACTGTcccacttcacacacacattcatacaccagtgtacatagacTCTCCCTA encodes the following:
- the peli1b gene encoding E3 ubiquitin-protein ligase pellino homolog 1b: MYSPEDTISTTASTKVPVKYGELLVLGYNGSLPNGDRGRRKSRFALCKRPKANGVKPSTVHVACSPQAAKAISNKDQHSISYTLSRAQTVVVEYTHDSNTDMFQIGRSTESPIDFVVTDTIAGSQSNADTQSVQSTISRFACRIMCQRTPPYTARIYAAGFDSSKNIFLGEKAAKWKTPDGQMDGLTTNGVLVMHPRNGFSQDSKPGVWREISVCGNVFTLRETRSAQQRGKMVETESQELVDGSLIDLCGATLLWRTAEGLARTPTLKHLEALRQEINAARPQCPVGFNTLAFPSMRRKDTPDEKQPWVYLQCGHVHGYHNWGGHLEEREGREGRLRECPMCRAKGPYVPLWLGCEAGFYVDAAPPTHAFNPCGHVCSEKTASFWSQIPLPHGTHTFHAACPFCAQQLSGEQGYVRLIFQGPLD